From the genome of Enoplosus armatus isolate fEnoArm2 chromosome 21, fEnoArm2.hap1, whole genome shotgun sequence, one region includes:
- the enkur gene encoding enkurin isoform X2 codes for MSEVVHPPESVYNLIPKEDVHTQKPPRYMSKYRSTVVLEKTLTKDAMRTMGPAKVEVPSPDKYLKKHSKEPKLPESEFSYRLFDHCTVKKPAVPARTDNPPMGIRTKRDFIKTATVVPMKPQPTCVDSSKGHKQLLEKSGLLPKYIKKKHYGEVPEYLQQRNEEERRAQEEYDNFVKEQREQGAMKHLSDEERQAVLEGLKKNWDQLHHEFQGLSVVTDTMTKKSRKERLEVAMKQLESNISLFERFKTIYIPNN; via the exons ATGTCTGAAGTTGTGCATCCACCAGAAAGCGTCTACAATCTTATACCAAAGGAAGATGTTCATACTCAAAAACCACCAAG GTATATGTCCAAGTACAGGTCAACAGTTGTTCTTGAGAAAACGTTAACCAAGGATGCAATGAGGACGATGGGACCAGCAAAAGTAGAGGTGCCATCCCCAGACAAATACCTCAAGAAGCATTCAAAAGAGCCCAAATTACCCGAAAGTGAGTTCTCCTATAGACTATTTGACCA CTGCACTGTGAAGAAACCAGCCGTTCCTGCGAGGACAGACAACCCACCTATGGGCATTCGCACCAAAAGAGACTTTATAAAGACAGCTACAGTAGTGCCAATGAAACCCCAGCCTACCTGTGTGGACTCCAGCAAGGGACACAAGCAGCTCCTTGAGAAGTCAGGACTTCTCCCCAAGTACATCAAGAAAAAG CATTATGGAGAAGTACCTGAGTACCTGCAGCAGCGCAACGAAGAAGAGCGGAGAGCTCAGGAGGAGTATGACAACTTTGTGAAAGAACAGAGGGAGCAGGGAGCCATGAAACACCTGTCTGACGAGGAGCGACAAGCCGTCCTGGAG GGCCTGAAGAAGAACTGGGATCAGCTGCACCATGAGTTCCAGGGCCTCTCAGTCGTCACAGACACCATGACAAAGAAATCCCGCAAGGAGCGTCTCGAAGTGGCGATGAAGCAGCTGGAGAGCAACATCAGCCTCTTTGAGAGGTTCAAGACCATCTACATACCCAATAACTAG
- the enkur gene encoding enkurin isoform X1, with the protein MSEVVHPPESVYNLIPKEDVHTQKPPRYMSKYRSTVVLEKTLTKDAMRTMGPAKVEVPSPDKYLKKHSKEPKLPEKTQCSKEARHTCTVKKPAVPARTDNPPMGIRTKRDFIKTATVVPMKPQPTCVDSSKGHKQLLEKSGLLPKYIKKKHYGEVPEYLQQRNEEERRAQEEYDNFVKEQREQGAMKHLSDEERQAVLEGLKKNWDQLHHEFQGLSVVTDTMTKKSRKERLEVAMKQLESNISLFERFKTIYIPNN; encoded by the exons ATGTCTGAAGTTGTGCATCCACCAGAAAGCGTCTACAATCTTATACCAAAGGAAGATGTTCATACTCAAAAACCACCAAG GTATATGTCCAAGTACAGGTCAACAGTTGTTCTTGAGAAAACGTTAACCAAGGATGCAATGAGGACGATGGGACCAGCAAAAGTAGAGGTGCCATCCCCAGACAAATACCTCAAGAAGCATTCAAAAGAGCCCAAATTACCCGAAA AGACACAGTGTTCGAAAGAGGCTCGTCACACCTGCACTGTGAAGAAACCAGCCGTTCCTGCGAGGACAGACAACCCACCTATGGGCATTCGCACCAAAAGAGACTTTATAAAGACAGCTACAGTAGTGCCAATGAAACCCCAGCCTACCTGTGTGGACTCCAGCAAGGGACACAAGCAGCTCCTTGAGAAGTCAGGACTTCTCCCCAAGTACATCAAGAAAAAG CATTATGGAGAAGTACCTGAGTACCTGCAGCAGCGCAACGAAGAAGAGCGGAGAGCTCAGGAGGAGTATGACAACTTTGTGAAAGAACAGAGGGAGCAGGGAGCCATGAAACACCTGTCTGACGAGGAGCGACAAGCCGTCCTGGAG GGCCTGAAGAAGAACTGGGATCAGCTGCACCATGAGTTCCAGGGCCTCTCAGTCGTCACAGACACCATGACAAAGAAATCCCGCAAGGAGCGTCTCGAAGTGGCGATGAAGCAGCTGGAGAGCAACATCAGCCTCTTTGAGAGGTTCAAGACCATCTACATACCCAATAACTAG
- the prtfdc1a gene encoding phosphoribosyltransferase domain-containing protein 1, with protein sequence MDNAGVKRGIVIKDDWPGHSLDLFTYPEHYHEDIESVYIPHGVIMNRIERLARYIMDDFGDSNIMVLCVLKGGYKFCADLVEFIKVLGRSSNKYLETRVEFIRLKSYLNDQSTEELHIIGSRDLSFLRGKSVLIVEAIVDTGKTMKALLKHVETFEPKMVKVAGLLVKRVPSMAESLTDYVGFEIPNRFVVGYALDYNEYFRDLNHICVISKTGKMKYKV encoded by the exons ATGGACAACGCGGGGGTGAAAAGAGGAATCGTG ATAAAAGATGACTGGCCAGGACACAGTCTGGACCTGTTCACTTACCCTGAACACTACCATGAAGACATAGAGAGTGTTTACATCCCACATGGGGTAATCATGAACAG GATAGAGCGCCTGGCCCGCTACATCATGGATGACTTCGGGGACAGCAACATAATGGTGCTGTGCGTCTTGAAGGGAGGCTACAAGTTCTGCGCAGACCTGGTGGAGTTCATCAAGGTTCTCGGCCGCAGCTCCAACAAGTACCTAGAGACCCGGGTGGAGTTCATCCGCCTGAAGAGCTACCTA AACGACCAATCAACAGAGGAGCTGCACATCATAGGAAGTCGGGATCTGTCTTTCCTGCGAGGAAAg AGTGTGCTCATCGTCGAG GCCATAGTTGACACAGGAAAGACCATGAAGGCCCTTCTGAAGCATGTGGAGACCTTTGAACCCAAGATGGTCAAGGTCGCCGG tctgttgGTGAAGAGGGTCCCTAGCATGGCTGAAAGTCTGACGGACT ACGTTGGATTTGAAATCCCCAACCGCTTTGTGGTTGGTTATGCCTTGGACTACAATGAATACTTCCGTGACCTGAAT CATATCTGTGTCATCAGCAAGACTGGAAAGATGAAGTACAAGGTTTGA
- the LOC139304669 gene encoding threonine synthase-like 1 codes for MGLLNASQLALRAVRCYPSPFSTSKSWLSTKASLLGDRNILLMGPPGAGKTTVGRIVAHRLGLPLIDVDDDVLEVTWKMPVAAKLAAVGGERFLEEEGQALCNFSASGCVVSLTGSNPLHAAAMQHVKESGLIIYLDVDGEDIIQRLARMKVNRIVGQEAGVSMRDILRYRKQFYEKWLDLRVLCGTGDTVEEVAEKVLKAVERHQDHAAETYVSTRSDSVESSNQKTYFSDVVVEGLATDGGLYVPKNGFPNIDAREWLRLADMSYPERALVLLEKCIHPLDVSALDLKTMIFKAYGSNFSSEAVAPVKHLIHNQYVQELFHGPTASFKDLALQLMPQLFAYCLPPMCNYLILVATSGDTGSAVLSGFGRLSGTDRHRTGVLVFFPEEGVSEIQKLQMTSYREGNARAVSVLSDFDFCQRTIKRMFGESGLTGHLAVEYATVLSTANSINWARLLPQVVYHSSAYLDLCRDGVIKFGEPIDVCIPTGNFGNAMAAVYAKQMGIPIRKVICASNHNRIITDFITTGEYDLRGRPLMLSHSPAIDILKSSNLERFIYHVSGGDGRLVKELFTSLDRQQHFQVPEPLLGRIQQEVLAGWCSEDDCLAAVQSVHTQTGYVMDTHTAVAKVVADRLQDGSCPVVLCSTAHYGKFAPAVFKALQIQNIPEDPVEQLKELGSTACSPEIHRDMMKCLKESGRRGHTVCQADYGVLVEELEGMIQDSFLKVM; via the exons ATGGGTTTACTGAATGCAAGTCAGCTTGCACTGAGAGCTGTCAGGTGCTACCCGAGTCCCTTTTCAACATCAAAATCATGGCTTTCCACCAAAGCCTCCCTGCTGGGGGACAGGAACATCCTGCTCATGGGTCCTCCTGGAGCAGGGAAGACCACAGTGGGGAGGATCGTGGCCCACAGACTGGGACTGCCTCTCATTGACGTTGATGATGATGTCTTGGAGGTGACATGGAAGATGCCTGTGGCTGCCAAGCTGGCAGCAGTGGGCGGGGAGCGTTTCCTGGAGGAAGAAGGCCAGGCTTTGTGTAACTTCTCTGCCTCTGGGTGTGTAGTGTCCCTGACAGGCTCTAACCCCCTTCACGCTGCAGCAATGCAGCACGTCAAAGAGTCCGGACTGATCATCTACCTGGATGTGGACGGTGAAGACATCATACAGAGACTCGCCAGGATGAAGGTGAACAGGATAGTGGGCCAGGAGGCAGGGGTGTCAATGAGGGACATTCTGCGTTACAGGAAACAGTTTTATGAGAAATGGCTTGATTTGCGGGTGCTGTGTGGAACAGGGGACACGGTGGAGGAGGTAGCGGAGAAGGTGCTGAAGGCTGTGGAGAGACATCAGGACCACGCTGCAGAAACCTACGTGTCAACCAGGAGTGACAGCGTGGAATCGTCCAATCAGAAAACATACTTTAGTGATGTGGTAGTAGAGGGTCTGGCCACAGACGGAGGCCTTTATGTTCCCAAAAATGGCTTCCCAAACATTGATGCTCGTGAATGGCTGAGACTGGCTGACATGTCGTACCCAGAACGAGCGTTAGTTTTACTTGAAAAGTGCATCCACCCGTTGGATGTCTCTGCTTTGGATCTCAAAACAATGATATTCAAGGCATATGGCTCTAACTTTTCTAGTGAGGCAGTAGCACCTGTAAAACATCTCATCCACAATCAGTATGTTCAGGAGCTTTTTCACGGCCCCACTGCCTCATTTAAAGACCTCGCCTTGCAGCTGATGCCCCAGCTCTTCGCCTACTGCCTCCCACCGATGTGCAACTACCTCATTCTGGTGGCCACCTCTGGAGACACCGGAAGTGCAGTGCTCAGCGGCTTCGGCAGGCTCAGTGGCACTGACCGACACAGGACCGGGGTGCTGGTGTTTTTCCCAGAGGAAGGCGTGAGCGAGATTCAGAAGCTTCAGATGACGAGCTACAGGGAGGGCAACGCCAGGGCCGTCAGCGTCCTGTCAGACTTCGATTTCTGTCAGAGAACCATAAAGAGGATGTTTGGAGAGTCTGGGCTGACTGGGCACCTCGCTGTAGAGTACGCCACCGTCCTCAGCACCGCCAACTCCATCAACTGGGCACGACTGTTGCCACAG GTGGTGTACCATTCCTCAGCCTATCTGGATCTTTGCAGAGACGGTGTTATCAAGTTCGGGGAGCCCATTGATGTTTGCATCCCTACCGGTAACTTTGGCAATGCCATGGCAGCTGTGTACGCCAAGCAAATGGGCATCCCGATAAGAAAAGTCATCTGTGCGTCCAACCACAACCGCATCATCACGGACTTTATCACCACAGGCGAGTACGATCTCCGGGGACGGCCTCTGATGCTCTCCCACTCCCCGGCTATAGATATCCTGAAATCCTCCAACCTTGAGAGGTTTATCTACCACGTCTCAGGCGGAGACGGACGTCTTGTGAAGGAACTGTTCACAAGCttagacagacagcagcactttCAGGTTCCCGAGCCTCTTCTTGGCAGGATACAGCAGGAAGTGCTGGCTGGCTGGTGCTCTGAAGACGACTGCTTGGCCGCCGTCCAGAGCGTTCACACACAGACGGGCTAcgtcatggacacacacaccgccGTGGCTAAAGTCGTGGCTGATAGGCTGCAGGACGGTTCGTGCCCCGTGGTGCTTTGTTCCACTGCTCACTACGGGAAATTTGCTCCCGCTGTGTTCAAAGCCTTACAAATCCAAAATATTCCAGAGGACCCTGTTGAGCAGCTGAAGGAGCTCGGATCGACTGCATGCAGcccagaaatacacagagacatgaTGAAATGCCTGAAGGAAAGTGGCAGGAGGGGACACACTGTTTGCCAGGCAGATTACGGTGTGTTGGTAGAAGAGCTGGAGGGCATGATACAGGACTCCTTCTTGAAAGTTATGTAG